The region TGTATGCGGGGGCTGGAAAGCTTATGGATGTGCAAGGATTCGCTACTGTTATCAGCGGTTATGGATTGCTGCCGGGAGAATTGAATTATGTCGCGGCTCTGCTGCTGCCGCCGGTGGAGATAGTTATCGCTATCGGATTGCTTTGGGACGTTAAAGGTTCCCTTCTTTCGTATTCGCTGTTGTTGCTGGTTTTTATGGCGGTATTGGGACACGGGATCAACATGGGGCTTGATGTGGATTGCGGTTGCTTCGCTCCCGGTGATCCGGAAGGGGAAGCTTATCATTCCCTGCGTGAAGCTTTGCTGCGTGATGCATTCCTGCTGCTTGGCTGCGGCTATCTCTACTTGCTGCGCAGGGTCAAGGGGTACCGTTCCCGTTCTGTACGGTGTCTGGTTGCTGAATAGTTTTTTTAAATCTGGAGGATGAAGGAATGAAACTGATCAAGAATATTTCTGTTATCGCTGTTTTGTGTGCGTTGATGCTGGCCGTGACCGGGTGTCTTGGCTCTGACAAATTCGCACAGGAAGTTGAGAAAGAAAAAGGCGCGGTTAAACTGGTCAAGGAAGTCCAGCGCGGTGATTATGACGTGATTACCACTACTGAATTGAAGGGGCTGATAGATAAAAAAGAAGATATGATTATCATCGATACTATGCCCTATGAAGCCAGTTACAAGAAAGAGCATGTTCCCGGCGCCAAGCAGTTTCTGTTCCCCATTCCCGATATGGTTGAGTGGGATGTTGCGAAAACCGACGGCAAGACAAAAGAGCAGTTCGTTGAGTTGCTCGGTCCTGATAAAGATAAGCTCATCATTGTCTATTGCGGTTTCGTAAAGTGTACCCGTAGTCATAACGGTGCCGCTTGGGCCAAGAAACTCGGCTACACCAACGTAAAAAGATACCCCGGCGGCATTTTCGCATGGAAAGGCGCCAAGTATCCTGTTGCTTCAGTAAAATAATTAGAGCTGGGTATACCGGTTATTTCTCCCTGCCCCGGTGCGTTGTGCGCCGGGGCTTTTTATTTAGGAGCGTCAGCTTACAGCTCAATCCCGGACAGAATTCCTTCCAAGGCTCCTTTCTTTAGCAATGCTTTACCTGCATTACGGCAGACTGATTCTATATCGTTACCGGTATGGCGCAGGAAGTCATCCTGCAGTTCGCGTATGCCGTCGCCTTCCCAGTCGAAGGAGGACAGTAATCCTCTGCTGAGCATGAAAATGCGGTCTCCTTTGCTCGTCTTAAATGTAGAACAGGGTGGGTGGCCGAGGCCAAGACAGCCGAGACTTTCGCTTTGTCTTTCGATAAGTAAAAGAGTTTCTTCCTTGATCAGGATAACCGGGAGAGCTCCGGCATTGACTACAGTCAGGGTCTCGGTCTCCCTGTCTATTCGGACATAGCTTGCCGTGAGTTGTGTATCTTTTTTGTAATGTTTATTCAGATCCATGCCGATATTTCGCATTGTTTCGGATGGACTGAAAAGCGGACCGGTGTTTTCCGCCAGCAGAAACCTGATTTTTTCGTGAATCT is a window of Maridesulfovibrio sp. DNA encoding:
- a CDS encoding MauE/DoxX family redox-associated membrane protein, giving the protein MIDKLMSRRVYFIIRGILACVFMYAGAGKLMDVQGFATVISGYGLLPGELNYVAALLLPPVEIVIAIGLLWDVKGSLLSYSLLLLVFMAVLGHGINMGLDVDCGCFAPGDPEGEAYHSLREALLRDAFLLLGCGYLYLLRRVKGYRSRSVRCLVAE
- a CDS encoding rhodanese-like domain-containing protein, with translation MKLIKNISVIAVLCALMLAVTGCLGSDKFAQEVEKEKGAVKLVKEVQRGDYDVITTTELKGLIDKKEDMIIIDTMPYEASYKKEHVPGAKQFLFPIPDMVEWDVAKTDGKTKEQFVELLGPDKDKLIIVYCGFVKCTRSHNGAAWAKKLGYTNVKRYPGGIFAWKGAKYPVASVK